In Scylla paramamosain isolate STU-SP2022 chromosome 30, ASM3559412v1, whole genome shotgun sequence, the following are encoded in one genomic region:
- the LOC135116130 gene encoding uncharacterized protein LOC135116130, translating into MCSTSALGTCSTSTLSTCTISTLGTCSTSTLSICTTSTLGTCSTSTLGTCTTSTPGSCIISTPGTCTTSTLGTCTTSTLGTCTTSTHGTCTTSTLGTCTTRILGTCTTSTLDTCTTSILSTCTTSTIGTCTNTLGTCTTSTLDTCSTSTLGTCTSSTLSTCTTSTRAPSTLALPAPSGSAPPAPSVLPPPAPSAPAPPAPSAPASLPPSVSAPPAPSAPAPFGTCTTSTLGTYNTRTFGNNSTSTLGTCSSSNLATALPAPSAPAPPKPSAPAPPAHLGPALPAHLAPAPPTPSALALPAPSGSAPPARSALAPPAPSAPAPPAPSAPASLPSSVSAPPAPSAPATFGTCTTTTPGTYNTRTFGKTPTSTLGTCTTSTLGTCTTSTLCTCTTSTLGICTISTPAPAPPTPSAPAPPAPSAPAPQAHSVPAPPASSAPAPPAPSAPAPPKPSAPAPPAHLAPAPPARSSPALPALSAPAPPAPSAPALLGT; encoded by the exons ATGTGTTCCACCAGCGCCCTCGGCACCTGCAGCACCAGCACCCTCAGCACCTGTACCATCAGCACCCTCGGCACCTGCAGCACCAGCACCCTCAGCATCTGCACCACCAGCACTCTCGGCACCTGCTCCACCAGCACCCTCGGCACCTGCACCACTAGCACACCTGGCTCCTGCATCATAAGCACACCTGGTACCTGCACGACCAGCACCCTCGGCACttgcaccaccagcaccctcggcacctgcaccaccagcacGCATGGTACCTGCACGACCAGCACCCTCGGCACTTGCACCACCAGAATCCTCggcacctgcaccaccagcaccctcgacacctgcaccaccagcatcctcagcacctgcaccaccagcaccatcggCACCTGCACAAA CACCCTCggcacctgcaccaccagcaccctcgACACCTGCTCCACCAGCACCCTCGGCACCTGCACCAGCAGCACCCTCAgcacctgcaccaccagcacccgcg CACCCTCGACACTTGCATTACCTGCACCCTCGGGAtctgcaccaccagcaccctcggtacttccaccaccagcaccctcggcacctgcaccaccagcaccctcgGCACCTGCATCACTACCACCCTCGGTAtctgcaccaccagcaccctcgGCACCTGCACCCTTCGGCACCTGCACCACTAGCACACTTGGCACCTACAACACCAGGACCTTCGGCAACAACTCCACCAGCACTCTCGGCACCTGCTCCTCTAGCAACCTCGCAACTGCATTACCAGCACCCTCGGCACCTGCACCACCAAAACCCTCggcacctgcaccaccagcacaccTAGGACCTGCACTACCAGCACACCTAgcacctgcaccaccaacaccctcGGCACTTGCATTACCAGCACCCTCGGGATCTGCACCACCGGCACGCTCGGCACttgcaccaccagcaccctcggcacctgcaccaccagcaccctcgGCACCTGCATCACTACCATCCTCGGTAtctgcaccaccagcaccctcgGCACCTGCAACCTTcggcacctgcaccaccaccacacctggcACCTACAACACTAGAACCTTCGGCAAAACCCCAACCAGCACTCTCggcacctgcaccaccagcaccctcgGCACCTGCACTACCAGCACCCTCTGTacctgcaccaccagcaccctcgGCATCTGCACTATCAGCACCCCGgcacctgcaccaccaacaccctcggcacctgcaccaccagcaccctcgGCACCTGCACCACAAGCACACTCGGTACCTGCACCACCAGCATCCTCAgcacctgcaccaccagcaccctcgGCACCTGCACCACCAAAACCCTCAgcacctgcaccaccagcacacctagcacctgcaccaccagcacGCTCGTCACCTGCACTACCTGCACTTTCggcacctgcaccaccagcaccctcgGCACCCGCACTCCTTGGCACCTGA